From the genome of Solanum stenotomum isolate F172 chromosome 5, ASM1918654v1, whole genome shotgun sequence:
TGCCTGTCTAAGGTCTATTATTGATCGCTAGAAGCTGAATTTGGAGTTGCTGATCGagcaagagatggccatgaggggcAGACAGAGCCATACCTCACTCTAATTTCTGGTGTTTATCACTGAGTTGTGCAGACGTGTCCGTGTTCTGAGAGGTGACAAAAAGGATGTCGAGGTGACACCCACCTCTTCTACTGAAATCTGGCTCATTGAGGCCGAGTACATACGGGATGAGACTGACAGGAGGAGGGCAGTAATAGTGGATACGTCCCTGGAGGTTGACATTGATACGTTACCGACAAAGGCAATCATGCCCATTCAAGTCGGTGGGTCCCTCAGGTATCTGGACATTCTGTTTCTGAGACCTTTAGTACATCTGCTGCACCTCATCCCACTAGTTCTGCTTCTGCTGCTGCCGCTGCCGCCTCGCGACCCCTTATCACCGAGGACATGCTTTACAAGATGGGCTATTTGGCCTAATCTACTGATGTGCGTGCCTCCCTGTAAAGGCCGCCATGCCTGGGAATATTGAGTGGGTGATTGTTGCTACCTTAGCCCCGATACGGGCTGAGATGAGGGAATATAGAGTTCAGATTGAAGGTCACAAGTTGGCATTGGATGACCTTGCTTTGCGAGTTGAAGAGTGTGAGAAGGACCAGGCTCCTACAGATGTTGTGACAACCTTGAAGGCCGATATTGTGGGGCTGCATAGAGATGTGGATGAGATGAACTCGACTGACCTGTCGATATTGTTTGGCACAGTGGAGATTCTCGAGGTCCCAAGGACATATATTCTAGCTTGTTCTGAGGTGCCTCCGACTACTATCGGAGATAAGACTAGAGCTGATGATGCTGATGCTGAGTCTGAGGCTAAGACAAATGAGTAGAAGcttggtgttcgagaggaaACTGTGTAAGGAGGATTTGGCTGACTTGGAGGGTGCCATGTTTGAGACCGCTAGGCAGGCTTCACTCCGGGACACTTGTATGGTGGGCTCCAATGGAGCCAAGATTATGAGCTACCAGGCAATGATGCCCAGACAGAGGGAGGTTTCGATAGGCAGGCTTCACCCCAAGCCTAGCCTAGCAGGCTGATCTTTTTGCCTGTTTGTTTGTTAGTTTAGACTATTTCTagtttttatttgcatttcaggacaattgcttatttttgttggcagggtgaggtatttccatacctacctctatTGGCATAGTTTTGTGAATattgatttgttttttgttttggttttgtgaatattggagCCTATTGGTGTTTATATATATCTTGGTTGTTGAGACATTGTGGtccattatttttaatgtgTAAGTGGTTTTGACTGATTTTAAAATCTTTGCCACCTCgtttgtgtgtgattgtggttgttctcttgcattGTCGAGTATTAGTTGTGGTctatactgatgacttgaatagtgctcttaattgaacgacATGGATGTGCAGCTACGATGAGGAAAACTGAgttacataggcaatatgtgaacttttagcatctcgttgtgactagccgattgtCGATTaggtctcttgtgatgaacattgcatgctagctagaaagtgtggagtcttgtttgatgagGTTGTCttgaatatttttcttgatgacacctagaatttgctcCGTTGGTCCGATTGATTAATTGAGGCAAGCGATttaaatgatcttaggcaaaaaGTTTT
Proteins encoded in this window:
- the LOC125863717 gene encoding uncharacterized protein LOC125863717: MPGNIEWVIVATLAPIRAEMREYRVQIEGHKLALDDLALRVEECEKDQAPTDVVTTLKADIVGLHRDVDEMNSTDLSILFGTVEILEVPRTYILACSEVPPTTIGDKTRADDADAESEAKTNE